A DNA window from Primulina tabacum isolate GXHZ01 chromosome 12, ASM2559414v2, whole genome shotgun sequence contains the following coding sequences:
- the LOC142521055 gene encoding uncharacterized protein LOC142521055 yields the protein MFSLKAILMWTINDFPAYGNLATKGKFGCPICGEDVCSMWLKYSRKFSYLGHRRFLAPDHPFREKKKWFNGKKERKGKPRPLTGLEILNAVKVIENDWGKKKRSQNINNAKRKRKTHDSSKNVQKSDQMWKKKSIFFSLSYWSGLLLRHNLDVMHVEKNVCENIIGTLLNVKKKSKDGVNTLKDLMHLNIRKELHPQKKGENMYHLPAAPYTLSKKEMNVFCSRLKKIKLPDDYSSNIGNCVSLEDHKLIGLKSPDCHVLMQQLLSVALRSLLPKGPRSALFLLCAFYNELCQRVLDRNRLEKLEENIAETLCMLERYFPPAFFTISVHLTIHLAREARLCGPVQFRLMYPLERFMKTLKEYVKNRVRPEGCIAECYLAEERMRFCSAYIEKTASIGICSNRNQDLENGLVEGRPISQGTEKILEDHVLQAAHRYVLFNTAEVEP from the exons ATGTTCAGTCTGAAGGCTATCTTGATGTGGACAATCAATGATTTTCCAGCTTATGGAAACCTAGCTACAAAAGGGAAATTTGGTTGCCCAATATGTGGTGAAGACGTATGTTCTATGTGGCTTAAGTATAGTAGAAAGTTTTCATACTTAGGTCACCGAAGATTTCTTGCTCCTGATCATCCATTTCGTGAGAAAAAAAAGTGGTTTAATgggaaaaaagagagaaaaggaAAACCGAGGCCTTTAACTGGTTTAGAAATTCTCAATGCGGTAAAAGTCATTGAAAATGACTGgggaaaaaagaaaaggagtCAGAATATCAATAATGCAAAGAGAAAGAGAAAGACGCATGATAGTTCAAAAAATGTACAAAAATCAGATCAAATGTGGAAGAAGAAGTCAATTTTTTTCAGTTTGTCATACTGGAGT GGACTGTTGCTACGTCATAACTTAGATGTGATGCATGTTGAAAAGAATGTCTGCGAAAATATCATAGGCAcattgttaaacgtgaagaaaaaATCCAAAGATGGTGTGAATACTCTCAAAGATTTGATGCACTTAAACATTAGAAAAGAATTACATCCTCAAAAGAAAGGTGAAAATATGTATCACTTGCCTGCTGCACCTTACACATTGTCTAAAAAAGAGATGAATGTATTTTGTTCTAGATTGAAGAAAATTAAGTTACCCGATGACTATAGCTCAAATATTGGTAATTGTGTTTCTTTAGAAGATCATAAGCTTATTGGGCTGAAATCTCCTGATTGCCATGTTCTAATGCAACAACTGCTATCAGTAGCATTGAGAAGTCTTTTACCTAAAGGTCCACGTAGTGCTCTATTTCTGTTGTGTGCATTTTACAATGAACTATGTCAAAGGGTGTTAgataggaaccgtttagaaaaACTCGAGGAGAATATTGCTGAAACTCTATGCATGTTGGAAAGGTACTTTCCACCCGCTTTTTTCACTATCTCGGTTCATTTGACAATTCATTTAGCAAGAGAGGCTCGCTTGTGTGGGCCTGTCCAATTCCGTTTGATGTATCCACTTGAAAG ATTTATGAAAACACTTAAAGAGTATGTGAAGAACCGAGTAAGGCCAGAGGGTTGCATAGCTGAGTGTTACCTTGCAGAAGAACGAATGCGATTTTGTAGTGCTTATATAGAAAAAACGGCTAGTATTGGTATCTGTTCTAATCGGAATCAGGATTTGGAGAATGGATTAGTGGAAGGTCGCCCAATTTCTCAAGGAACAGAAAAAATTTTAGAAGACCATGTGTTGCAAGCTGCACATCGATATGTGTTGTTCAATACTGCTGAAGTTGAGCCTTAA